One segment of Streptomyces sp. TG1A-8 DNA contains the following:
- a CDS encoding SpoIIE family protein phosphatase, giving the protein MTTGLIPGGPPPERGPTGERVPQRRREPAGPAALHVDNRSRSSVITARAAASFEPVGRSVATARSFVRDTLQGWGCADIVDDAVVLTSELVTNAVVHAGTQADVLCLRAEDGVRVEVSDRYPEREVPLQGSLATMGSLDREGGRGLQLCAALAARWGVDYTPTHKNVWFQLDLPERPVGTRTAGPVLPIDLLPLADGRVRVAVLQIDRKGTISAWNEDAEELFGYSAAEATGRPLTDFAAWPHTPGTGTGIAEALRLSRWEGTYGIRGADGRVASVYASHLRVRDTGGEPSTVCLLVRDHERAVLQTPSRVPSGDQATASDGKNADPFEVFIGSPAPDDLDGLLQRTVERARDMLDADSAFLLLATDDETELEVRASTGLPSARQRFARVPVEAGPGRYGSARMPAVHDDLSAVPGAVPLLAGTGMRSVVTVPLKVEGRLTGSLGVAAEAPGRYSNEEALRLQFAADRIALAVESARLGELERLRRGSLSFLVEASDLLAGTLDRDQTLALMAQMTVPTLATWCAVYTIADQASEPYLSYVLHEDEELIDGIKSLLSKISPPDPVPTPGARVWSTPGEVAHQAALRSSMRSLGLSGGPSHRIAPGIGPTLATASAVGGETVVLPLVARNRVIGMLTLGKPTDEHFRQEILELAEDLSRRAALALDNARLYSERTAISQALQRSLLPPGLPQIDGVEVEVIYRAAGEGNEVGGDFYDLFPIGDGAYGFAIGDVCGTGPNAAAVTGLARHALRLLAREGLSGPAVLERLNSAILDEGDRSRFLTLLYGELRPQQDGSAELKVVCAGHPLPLRLRQDGTVLPAAEPQPLLGVMEDLELYEERVTLDPGDVLLCVTDGVTERREGTRMLGDDGLADVLTTCTGLTAGAVAARIMRAVERFASDAPSDDMAILAMRVPGLQKD; this is encoded by the coding sequence ATGACCACCGGACTGATCCCCGGGGGACCTCCCCCGGAACGAGGGCCGACGGGCGAGCGGGTGCCGCAGCGGCGGCGCGAGCCGGCCGGCCCCGCAGCCCTCCACGTAGACAACCGGTCAAGGAGTTCTGTGATCACCGCGCGCGCGGCCGCCAGCTTCGAGCCCGTCGGACGATCGGTCGCGACCGCCCGTTCCTTCGTCCGCGACACCCTGCAGGGCTGGGGCTGCGCCGACATCGTCGACGACGCCGTGGTCCTGACCAGCGAGCTGGTGACCAACGCGGTGGTGCACGCGGGCACCCAGGCGGACGTGCTGTGCCTGCGCGCCGAGGACGGCGTGCGCGTCGAGGTGTCGGACCGCTACCCGGAGCGCGAGGTGCCCCTCCAGGGCTCGCTCGCCACCATGGGCAGCCTCGACCGCGAGGGCGGCCGCGGGCTCCAGCTGTGCGCCGCCCTGGCCGCCCGCTGGGGCGTGGACTACACGCCCACGCACAAGAACGTCTGGTTCCAGCTCGACCTGCCCGAACGCCCGGTCGGCACCCGCACCGCCGGCCCCGTCCTGCCGATCGACCTGCTCCCGCTGGCCGACGGCCGGGTCCGCGTCGCGGTCCTGCAGATCGACCGCAAGGGCACCATCAGCGCCTGGAACGAGGACGCCGAGGAACTCTTCGGCTACAGCGCGGCCGAGGCCACCGGCAGGCCCCTGACGGACTTCGCGGCCTGGCCGCACACCCCGGGCACCGGCACCGGTATCGCCGAGGCGCTCCGGCTCTCCCGCTGGGAGGGCACCTACGGCATCCGCGGCGCCGACGGCCGGGTGGCGTCGGTGTACGCCTCCCACCTGCGCGTGCGTGACACGGGCGGTGAGCCCTCCACCGTCTGCCTGCTGGTACGGGACCACGAGCGCGCCGTCCTGCAGACCCCCTCGCGCGTCCCCTCCGGCGACCAGGCCACCGCCTCCGACGGCAAGAACGCCGACCCCTTCGAGGTGTTCATCGGCTCCCCGGCCCCGGACGACCTCGACGGCCTGCTGCAGCGCACGGTGGAGCGCGCCCGCGACATGCTCGACGCGGACTCGGCGTTCCTGCTCCTGGCCACCGACGACGAGACGGAGCTGGAGGTGCGGGCCTCCACCGGCCTGCCCTCCGCCCGCCAGCGCTTCGCCCGCGTCCCCGTCGAGGCGGGCCCCGGCCGCTACGGCTCGGCGCGCATGCCGGCCGTCCACGACGACCTCAGCGCGGTCCCCGGGGCCGTTCCGCTGCTGGCCGGCACCGGCATGCGCTCGGTGGTCACGGTCCCGCTGAAGGTCGAGGGCCGCCTCACCGGCTCCCTGGGCGTCGCCGCCGAGGCCCCCGGCAGGTACTCCAACGAGGAGGCGCTGCGCCTGCAGTTCGCCGCCGACCGGATCGCCCTGGCCGTCGAATCGGCCCGCCTGGGCGAGCTGGAGCGGTTGCGCCGCGGCTCGCTGAGCTTCCTCGTCGAGGCCTCCGACCTGCTGGCCGGCACCCTGGACCGCGACCAGACCCTGGCCCTGATGGCCCAGATGACGGTTCCCACCCTCGCGACCTGGTGCGCCGTCTACACCATCGCCGACCAGGCCTCCGAGCCGTACCTGTCCTACGTCCTGCACGAGGACGAGGAGCTGATCGACGGCATCAAGTCGCTGCTGTCGAAGATCTCGCCCCCCGACCCGGTGCCGACGCCCGGAGCCCGCGTCTGGAGCACTCCCGGCGAGGTCGCCCACCAGGCCGCCCTGCGCAGCTCGATGCGCAGCCTCGGCCTGTCCGGCGGCCCCTCCCACCGGATCGCCCCGGGCATCGGCCCGACCCTCGCGACGGCCTCCGCGGTCGGTGGCGAAACGGTCGTCCTGCCGCTCGTCGCCCGCAACCGCGTCATCGGCATGCTGACCCTGGGCAAGCCCACCGACGAGCACTTCCGGCAGGAGATCCTGGAGCTGGCCGAGGACCTGTCCCGCCGCGCCGCCCTGGCCCTGGACAACGCCCGCCTGTACTCCGAGCGCACGGCCATCAGCCAGGCCCTGCAGCGCAGCCTCCTGCCCCCGGGCCTGCCCCAGATCGACGGCGTCGAGGTGGAGGTCATCTACCGCGCGGCCGGCGAGGGCAACGAGGTCGGCGGCGACTTCTACGACCTCTTCCCCATCGGCGACGGCGCCTACGGCTTCGCCATCGGCGACGTCTGCGGCACGGGCCCGAACGCGGCGGCGGTGACGGGCCTGGCCCGGCACGCGCTGCGCCTGCTGGCCCGCGAGGGCCTGAGCGGCCCGGCGGTGCTGGAGCGCCTGAACTCGGCGATCCTCGACGAGGGCGACCGAAGCCGCTTCCTGACGCTGCTGTACGGCGAGCTGCGCCCGCAGCAGGACGGCAGCGCCGAGCTGAAGGTGGTCTGCGCCGGGCACCCGCTCCCCCTGCGTCTGCGCCAGGACGGCACGGTGCTGCCTGCGGCCGAGCCCCAGCCGCTGCTCGGCGTCATGGAGGACTTGGAGCTGTACGAGGAGAGGGTGACACTCGACCCGGGCGACGTGCTGCTGTGCGTCACGGACGGCGTCACCGAACGCCGCGAGGGCACCCGCATGCTGGGCGACGACGGTCTCGCCGACGTCCTCACCACCTGCACCGGCCTCACGGCGGGCGCGGTCGCGGCCCGCATCATGCGCGCGGTGGAACGCTTCGCTTCGGATGCCCCGTCCGACGACATGGCGATCCTGGCGATGCGGGTTCCGGGACTTCAGAAGGACTGA
- a CDS encoding DegT/DnrJ/EryC1/StrS family aminotransferase, with translation MLRAAGVGPGDEVVVPAFGNAEVAEAVIRAGALPVFADIDPVTYCLDASTVEAAVTARTAAVVAVHRFGRRADIGRLHEVGRRHGLLVLEQGESGAPYDEVAQRRERAAYLDAKLKGVRTPDGGDGHTYQQYVVRVPGNGRPDRDAFARVLRAKGVDCRVPVKTPVHRLPGFRRCAVLPETELAADETLALPVDASLTKREMQRIVSACNALGGLLQPAF, from the coding sequence ATGCTCAGGGCCGCCGGCGTCGGGCCCGGCGACGAGGTCGTCGTACCGGCCTTCGGGAACGCCGAGGTCGCCGAGGCCGTGATCCGGGCCGGCGCGCTCCCGGTGTTCGCCGACATAGACCCGGTCACCTACTGCCTGGACGCCTCCACCGTGGAAGCGGCCGTGACCGCGCGCACGGCCGCGGTCGTCGCCGTGCACCGCTTCGGACGACGGGCCGACATCGGGCGGTTGCACGAGGTCGGCCGGCGGCACGGGCTGCTGGTGCTGGAACAGGGCGAGTCCGGGGCGCCGTACGACGAGGTGGCGCAGCGCAGGGAGCGGGCCGCGTACCTCGATGCCAAGCTCAAGGGGGTGCGCACGCCCGACGGCGGTGACGGGCACACCTACCAGCAGTACGTGGTGCGGGTGCCGGGCAACGGCCGGCCGGACCGGGACGCCTTCGCCCGGGTGCTGCGTGCCAAGGGCGTCGACTGCCGGGTGCCGGTGAAGACGCCCGTGCACCGGCTGCCGGGGTTCCGTCGTTGCGCAGTGCTGCCGGAGACCGAGCTGGCGGCCGACGAAACGCTTGCGCTGCCCGTCGACGCCTCGCTCACCAAACGGGAGATGCAGCGGATCGTGTCGGCCTGCAACGCCTTGGGCGGACTGCTCCAGCCCGCCTTCTGA
- a CDS encoding ribonuclease J: protein MSHPHPELGPPPPLPKDGLRVTPLGGLGEIGRNMTVFEYGGRLLIVDCGVLFPEEEQPGIDLILPDFTSIRDRLDDIEGIVLTHGHEDHIGGVPFLLREKPDIPLIGSKLTLALIEAKLQEHRIRPYTLEVAEGNRERIGPFDCEFVAVNHSIPDALAVAIRTPAGMVVHTGDFKMDQLPLDNRLTDLHAFARLSEEGIDLLLADSTNAEVPGFVPPERDISNVLRQVFAGAGKRIIVASFASHVHRIQQILDAAHEHGRRVAFVGRSMVRNMGIARDLGYLKVPPGLVVDVKTLDDLPDHKVVLVCTGSQGEPMAALSRMANRDHQIRIVEGDTVILASSLIPGNENAVYRVINGLTRWGANVVHKGNAKVHVSGHASAGELLYFYNICRPRNLMPVHGEWRHLRANAELGALTGVPHDRVVIAEDGVVVDLVGGKARISGKVQAGYVYVDGLSVGDVGEPALKDRKILGDEGIISVFVVLDASTGKITGGPHVQARGSGIEDSAFAGVLPKITEVLERSAQDGVVELHQLQQLIRRTLGKWVSDTYRRRPMILPVVVEV from the coding sequence TTGAGTCATCCGCATCCTGAACTCGGCCCGCCCCCGCCGCTGCCGAAGGACGGCCTGCGCGTCACCCCGCTCGGCGGCCTCGGTGAGATCGGCCGGAACATGACGGTCTTCGAATACGGCGGCCGCCTGCTGATCGTCGACTGCGGAGTGCTCTTCCCCGAGGAGGAGCAGCCCGGGATCGACCTGATCCTGCCGGACTTCACGTCCATCAGGGACCGCCTCGACGACATCGAGGGCATCGTCCTCACGCACGGCCACGAGGACCACATCGGCGGTGTGCCCTTCCTGCTCCGCGAGAAGCCGGACATCCCGCTGATCGGCTCCAAGCTGACCCTCGCCCTCATCGAGGCCAAGCTCCAGGAGCACCGCATCCGCCCCTACACCCTCGAGGTGGCGGAGGGCAACCGCGAGCGCATCGGCCCCTTCGACTGCGAGTTCGTCGCCGTCAACCACTCCATCCCCGACGCCCTGGCCGTCGCCATCCGCACGCCCGCCGGCATGGTGGTCCACACCGGCGACTTCAAGATGGACCAGCTCCCGCTGGACAACCGCCTGACCGACCTGCACGCGTTCGCGCGGCTGAGCGAGGAAGGCATCGACCTCCTCCTCGCCGACTCGACGAACGCCGAGGTCCCGGGTTTCGTCCCGCCCGAGCGCGACATCTCCAACGTCCTGCGCCAGGTCTTCGCCGGCGCCGGCAAGCGGATCATCGTGGCGAGCTTCGCCAGCCACGTCCACCGCATCCAGCAGATCCTGGACGCGGCGCACGAGCACGGCCGCCGGGTCGCCTTCGTCGGCCGCTCCATGGTCCGCAACATGGGCATCGCCCGGGACCTCGGGTACCTGAAGGTCCCGCCGGGCCTGGTCGTGGACGTGAAGACGCTGGACGACCTCCCGGACCACAAGGTGGTCCTGGTGTGCACGGGCTCCCAGGGCGAGCCCATGGCGGCCCTGTCCCGCATGGCCAACCGCGACCACCAGATCCGGATCGTGGAGGGCGACACGGTCATCCTGGCCTCGTCGCTCATCCCCGGCAACGAGAACGCGGTCTACCGCGTGATCAACGGCCTGACCCGCTGGGGCGCCAACGTCGTCCACAAGGGCAACGCCAAGGTGCACGTCTCCGGCCACGCCTCCGCCGGCGAGCTGCTGTACTTCTACAACATCTGCCGCCCGCGGAACCTGATGCCGGTCCACGGCGAGTGGCGCCACCTGCGCGCCAACGCCGAGCTGGGCGCACTGACGGGTGTCCCGCACGACCGGGTCGTCATCGCCGAGGACGGCGTGGTGGTCGACCTGGTCGGAGGGAAGGCCAGGATCTCCGGCAAGGTCCAGGCGGGGTACGTCTACGTCGACGGGCTCTCCGTCGGGGACGTCGGTGAGCCGGCCCTGAAGGACCGCAAGATCCTCGGCGACGAGGGCATCATCTCGGTCTTCGTCGTCCTGGACGCCTCCACCGGAAAGATCACGGGCGGTCCGCACGTCCAGGCCCGTGGCTCGGGCATCGAGGACTCGGCCTTCGCCGGCGTCCTTCCGAAGATCACGGAGGTCCTGGAGCGGTCCGCCCAGGACGGCGTCGTGGAGCTCCACCAGCTCCAGCAGCTCATCCGCCGCACCCTCGGTAAGTGGGTCTCGGACACCTATCGCCGCAGACCGATGATCCTGCCGGTCGTGGTGGAGGTCTGA
- the dapA gene encoding 4-hydroxy-tetrahydrodipicolinate synthase, with translation MAPTSTPQTPFGRVLTAMVTPFTADGALDLDGAQRLAAHLVDAGNDGLVVSGTTGESPTTSDAEKADLVRAVREAVGDRAHVVAGVGTNDTRHSIELARAAEQAGAHGLLVVTPYYNKPPQEGLYRHFTAVADATGLPVMLYDIPGRSGVPIGTETLVRLAEHPRIVANKDAKGDLGRAGWAIARSGLAWYSGDDMLNLPLLSVGAVGFVSVAGHVVTPDLRALVDAYTSGDVVKATEIHQKLLPVYTGMFRTQGVMTTKAALTLLGLPAGPLRAPMVECSPEEVARLKLDLAAGGVQL, from the coding sequence ATGGCTCCGACCTCGACTCCGCAGACCCCCTTCGGGCGGGTCCTCACCGCCATGGTCACGCCCTTCACGGCGGACGGCGCACTCGACCTCGACGGCGCGCAGCGGCTCGCCGCCCACCTGGTGGACGCAGGCAACGACGGGTTGGTCGTCAGCGGCACCACCGGCGAGTCCCCCACCACCAGCGACGCGGAGAAAGCGGACCTCGTGCGAGCCGTGCGGGAGGCGGTCGGCGACCGCGCCCACGTCGTGGCCGGTGTCGGCACCAACGACACCCGCCACAGCATCGAACTGGCCCGCGCGGCGGAGCAGGCCGGCGCCCACGGCCTCCTGGTCGTCACGCCGTACTACAACAAGCCCCCGCAGGAGGGCCTGTACCGGCACTTCACGGCCGTCGCCGACGCCACCGGCCTGCCGGTGATGCTCTACGACATCCCCGGCCGCAGCGGCGTCCCGATCGGCACCGAGACGCTGGTCCGCCTCGCCGAGCACCCCCGGATCGTCGCCAACAAGGACGCCAAGGGCGACCTCGGCCGCGCCGGCTGGGCCATCGCCCGGTCCGGCCTCGCCTGGTACTCCGGCGACGACATGCTGAACCTGCCCCTGCTCTCCGTGGGCGCGGTCGGCTTCGTGTCGGTCGCCGGCCACGTCGTCACCCCCGACCTGCGCGCCCTCGTCGACGCGTACACCTCGGGCGACGTCGTCAAGGCCACCGAGATCCACCAGAAGCTGCTGCCGGTCTACACCGGTATGTTCCGTACCCAGGGCGTCATGACCACCAAGGCCGCGCTCACCCTCCTGGGGCTGCCCGCAGGCCCCCTGCGCGCCCCCATGGTCGAGTGCTCGCCCGAAGAGGTGGCCCGGCTCAAGCTCGATCTGGCCGCCGGCGGGGTACAGCTCTGA
- the thyX gene encoding FAD-dependent thymidylate synthase, with protein sequence MGRTPSPVTTPESLTFRSDVTVELVKSSASDADVLFAARVSTAGEQSLDELKKDPERSKGLINYLMRDRHGSPFEHNSMTFLISAPIFVFREFMRHRVGWSYNEESGRYRELQPVFYVPGASRKLVQQGRPGKYVFVEGTPAQHEAVRGVLRESYEQAYTAYQKLLAEGVAREVARSVLPVGLYSSMYATCNARSLMHFLGLRTQHELARVPSFPQREIEMVGEKLEAEWARLMPLTHAAFNANGRVAP encoded by the coding sequence ATGGGAAGGACCCCGAGCCCCGTGACCACCCCCGAGTCGCTCACGTTCCGCAGCGACGTCACCGTCGAACTGGTGAAGTCCAGCGCGTCGGACGCCGACGTCCTCTTCGCCGCCCGCGTCTCCACGGCCGGCGAGCAGTCCCTGGACGAACTGAAGAAGGACCCCGAGCGCTCCAAGGGCCTGATCAACTACCTGATGCGCGACCGGCACGGCAGCCCGTTCGAGCACAACTCGATGACGTTCCTCATCAGCGCCCCGATCTTCGTCTTCCGCGAGTTCATGCGGCACCGCGTCGGCTGGTCGTACAACGAGGAGTCCGGCCGCTACCGCGAGCTCCAGCCGGTCTTCTACGTCCCCGGCGCCTCCCGCAAGCTCGTCCAGCAGGGCCGCCCGGGCAAGTACGTCTTCGTCGAGGGCACCCCGGCCCAGCACGAGGCGGTGCGCGGCGTCCTGCGGGAGTCCTACGAGCAGGCGTACACGGCCTACCAGAAGCTGCTCGCCGAGGGCGTCGCCCGCGAGGTCGCCCGTTCGGTCCTGCCCGTCGGCCTCTACTCCTCGATGTACGCCACCTGCAACGCCCGCTCGCTGATGCACTTCCTCGGCCTGCGCACCCAGCACGAACTGGCCAGGGTGCCGTCCTTCCCGCAGCGGGAGATCGAGATGGTCGGCGAGAAGCTGGAGGCCGAGTGGGCACGGCTGATGCCCCTCACGCACGCCGCCTTCAACGCCAACGGGCGGGTGGCGCCGTGA
- the dapB gene encoding 4-hydroxy-tetrahydrodipicolinate reductase, with amino-acid sequence MSKLRVAVLGAGGRIGSEAVRAVEAAEDMELVAALGRGDRLETLAEAGAQVAVELTTPASVMGNLDFCVRHGIHAVVGTTGWTDERLAQLTGWLAQSPRTGVLIAPNFSIGAVLTMRFAQIAAPYFESVEVVELHHPGKADAPSGTATRTAQLIAGARRRSGTAPAPDATVTALDGARGASVDGVPVHSVRLRGLLAHQEVLLGADGETLTVRHDSLHHSSFMPGILLGARRVVSTPGLTFGLEHFLDLG; translated from the coding sequence ATGAGCAAACTGCGCGTGGCGGTTCTCGGGGCCGGGGGCCGTATCGGGTCCGAGGCGGTCCGGGCGGTCGAGGCCGCCGAGGACATGGAGCTGGTCGCCGCCCTCGGCCGGGGCGACAGGCTGGAGACCCTGGCGGAGGCCGGCGCCCAGGTCGCCGTCGAGCTGACCACCCCCGCCTCGGTCATGGGCAACCTCGACTTCTGCGTGCGCCACGGCATCCACGCGGTCGTCGGCACGACCGGCTGGACCGACGAGCGCCTGGCGCAGCTGACGGGCTGGCTCGCCCAGTCCCCGCGGACGGGCGTGCTCATCGCGCCGAACTTCTCCATCGGCGCCGTCCTGACGATGAGATTCGCGCAGATCGCCGCGCCCTACTTCGAGTCGGTCGAGGTGGTCGAGCTGCACCACCCGGGCAAGGCGGACGCCCCCTCCGGCACCGCCACGCGCACCGCCCAGCTCATCGCCGGGGCCCGGCGCCGGTCCGGCACCGCCCCGGCGCCGGACGCCACGGTCACCGCCCTGGACGGCGCCCGCGGCGCGAGCGTCGACGGGGTCCCCGTGCACTCCGTACGGCTGCGCGGTCTGCTGGCCCACCAGGAGGTGCTGCTCGGCGCCGACGGCGAGACCCTCACCGTCCGCCACGACTCCCTGCACCACAGCAGCTTCATGCCGGGCATCCTGCTCGGCGCGCGCCGCGTGGTGAGCACCCCGGGCCTGACCTTCGGCCTGGAACACTTCCTGGACCTGGGCTGA